In Methanooceanicella nereidis, a single window of DNA contains:
- a CDS encoding ABC transporter permease, translating into MATSQEVITGASRKGSMVQDWKTKNESKIKEIKYSIHLFRKSPLAVLGFLIILSFFLVAIFAPWIAPYSAEHRDWKQLKLAPSDEHLFGTDDTGGDIFSRVIWGTRISLYIGFSVVLVSVLVGTVVGAISGYYGGKIDEVMMRITDIFLAFPSLVLAMVICASLGRSIENVMLAMTIVWWPIYARLVRGQALSIRERTYIEAAKAIGANDRRIILKHLAPNCLSPIIVQATMDLGTVILVAAGLSFIGFGAKPGQAEWGRMISEGAAYMMNQPWMATFPGLAILIVCLGFNLFGDGLRDILDPRQRR; encoded by the coding sequence ATGGCAACGTCACAAGAGGTCATAACAGGAGCATCCAGGAAAGGCTCAATGGTCCAGGACTGGAAAACGAAAAACGAATCTAAGATAAAAGAGATTAAGTATTCGATCCACCTGTTCAGGAAGAGCCCTCTGGCAGTCCTTGGATTTTTGATCATATTATCATTCTTCCTTGTAGCTATATTCGCTCCCTGGATAGCGCCGTACAGCGCCGAGCACAGGGACTGGAAGCAGCTAAAGCTGGCACCCAGCGACGAGCATCTGTTCGGTACCGATGATACCGGCGGAGATATCTTTAGCAGAGTGATATGGGGCACCCGTATATCCCTGTATATCGGTTTCAGCGTAGTGCTGGTCTCCGTTTTAGTGGGGACCGTAGTGGGAGCCATATCGGGTTATTACGGTGGCAAGATAGACGAAGTGATGATGAGGATCACGGATATCTTCCTCGCTTTCCCCAGCCTTGTACTGGCGATGGTCATTTGCGCGTCGCTGGGCAGAAGCATCGAGAATGTCATGCTGGCCATGACTATCGTGTGGTGGCCGATATATGCCAGGCTGGTGAGAGGGCAGGCGCTATCGATTCGAGAACGGACATATATCGAAGCCGCAAAGGCGATAGGCGCTAACGACCGAAGGATCATTCTCAAGCACCTCGCCCCTAACTGCCTATCCCCTATAATCGTCCAGGCGACGATGGACCTCGGTACTGTCATACTTGTCGCAGCCGGCCTGAGTTTCATAGGTTTCGGCGCCAAGCCGGGGCAGGCCGAATGGGGAAGGATGATATCCGAAGGTGCCGCTTACATGATGAACCAGCCGTGGATGGCGACGTTCCCGGGGCTTGCGATCCTGATCGTTTGTCTT